A window of Thermoflexus sp. contains these coding sequences:
- a CDS encoding 6-carboxytetrahydropterin synthase, whose amino-acid sequence MDRVRVSQDHLVFCAGHFMIFPHGSEPLHGHNYRVAVSLEGPLQEDIVMDFVALKRLVKALVDELDHRVLLPAEHPRLRLTIREEQVEAEIDSKRYLFPAEDVRILPIPNTSAEWLARYLAAQLRARLPSNLRLHALEVEVEESFGQCAVYREVIDAAVATP is encoded by the coding sequence ATGGATCGGGTGCGGGTTTCCCAGGATCATCTGGTGTTCTGCGCCGGGCACTTTATGATCTTCCCCCATGGGAGCGAGCCGCTTCACGGTCATAACTACCGGGTGGCAGTGTCTCTGGAGGGCCCGCTGCAGGAGGACATCGTGATGGATTTCGTGGCCCTGAAGCGCCTGGTGAAGGCGCTGGTGGACGAGCTGGATCACCGGGTGCTGCTTCCGGCGGAGCATCCTCGCCTTCGTCTGACGATCCGGGAAGAACAGGTGGAGGCGGAGATCGATTCCAAACGCTATCTCTTCCCCGCGGAGGATGTGCGGATCCTGCCGATCCCCAACACATCGGCCGAGTGGCTGGCCCGTTATCTGGCCGCTCAGCTGCGGGCGCGTCTCCCATCGAATCTGCGCCTGCATGCCCTGGAGGTCGAAGTGGAAGAGTCCTTTGGTCAGTGCGCGGTTTACCGGGAGGTGATCGATGCCGCCGTTGCGACGCCTTAA
- a CDS encoding Asp23/Gls24 family envelope stress response protein translates to MEVQVSGTLEEIHETIPGRIIIAPQVLRDIVHQTIAQIPGIARLAQARVGPWSLSEGVRVTMVEDRVRIDLALVMRPDVPFREAARQVQEEVARAIRDLTGLEVAAVNVLITDVEVEERGPSPASGSSGRA, encoded by the coding sequence ATGGAGGTCCAGGTGTCTGGGACGCTGGAGGAAATCCATGAAACGATCCCGGGGCGCATCATCATCGCCCCCCAGGTCCTGCGGGACATCGTCCATCAAACGATCGCGCAGATCCCGGGCATCGCCCGTCTCGCGCAGGCGCGGGTGGGACCCTGGTCGCTTTCTGAGGGCGTGCGTGTGACGATGGTGGAGGATCGGGTGCGCATCGACCTGGCCCTGGTCATGCGCCCTGATGTTCCCTTCCGGGAAGCCGCCCGACAGGTCCAGGAGGAGGTCGCCCGCGCGATCCGCGATCTGACCGGCCTGGAGGTGGCGGCCGTGAACGTCCTGATCACCGATGTGGAGGTGGAGGAGCGTGGCCCGTCGCCGGCCTCCGGATCGAGCGGACGAGCCTGA
- a CDS encoding FHA domain-containing protein: MPEAERWHTAPLAEGETGLEEPPPAAPAALLRLRVASTGRVIEVRSHQICEIGRSDPSLGLAPDVDLSREGPEAMWVSRRHARIFYHDGYFYIEDLGSTNGTYLNNKRLVSGLPYALQDGDELRFGRIIAHVHIE, encoded by the coding sequence ATGCCAGAGGCGGAGCGCTGGCATACGGCTCCCCTCGCGGAGGGAGAAACCGGGCTGGAGGAGCCTCCTCCTGCGGCACCCGCTGCGTTGCTGCGCCTTCGAGTTGCTTCCACCGGGCGCGTCATCGAAGTGCGCTCTCATCAGATCTGCGAGATCGGACGCTCAGACCCCAGCCTGGGCCTGGCCCCGGATGTGGATCTTTCGCGAGAGGGCCCCGAAGCCATGTGGGTCTCCCGCCGTCACGCGCGGATCTTTTATCACGACGGCTATTTCTACATCGAAGACCTGGGGAGCACGAACGGAACCTATCTCAACAACAAACGCCTGGTCTCCGGCCTGCCGTATGCGCTTCAGGACGGCGACGAGCTCCGCTTCGGGCGGATCATCGCCCACGTGCATATCGAGTAA
- a CDS encoding Sec-independent protein translocase subunit TatA/TatB, translating to MDSLFGIGPMELAFIFLLAFILLGPRDLPRMAYQLGRWIRQAQLLYEEVRREWEAEVQEISREMERTASDQLEIPLPPEAATYQLPSSSGTADANPSPTDRPEDR from the coding sequence ATGGATAGCCTGTTCGGCATTGGCCCGATGGAACTGGCGTTCATCTTCCTGCTGGCCTTCATCCTGCTGGGGCCGCGGGATCTGCCCCGCATGGCCTATCAGCTGGGCCGATGGATCCGCCAGGCTCAACTTCTCTACGAAGAAGTGCGGCGGGAATGGGAAGCCGAGGTCCAAGAAATCAGCCGGGAGATGGAGCGAACGGCCTCCGATCAATTGGAAATCCCCCTCCCCCCGGAGGCCGCCACCTATCAACTCCCATCTTCGAGCGGGACTGCGGATGCGAATCCCTCGCCGACCGATCGTCCGGAAGACCGGTAA
- the tatC gene encoding twin-arginine translocase subunit TatC, translated as MRIPRRPIVRKTGKTRAQDQPRPLLEHLEELRQRLLRSLIALGVGTGIGLLVADRAIDFLAAPVGGRAGLISIDVTESIAAYMRVSLLVGFALAFPYITYQILAFIYVGLLPHERRIVLLLVPLATLLFLGGAAFTYFVMMPVAIPFLTTFAGIRTQPRPSTYLTFVVSLMFWLGLSFEMPLAFFALAKARLITARQLLRAWRIAVLAIAILAAAITPTVDPVNMSIVMIPLIGLYLLSVLLAALA; from the coding sequence ATGCGAATCCCTCGCCGACCGATCGTCCGGAAGACCGGTAAGACGCGCGCCCAGGACCAGCCCCGTCCGCTGCTGGAGCATCTGGAAGAGCTGCGCCAGCGGCTGCTCCGCAGCCTGATCGCCCTGGGGGTGGGAACGGGGATCGGATTGCTGGTGGCCGATCGGGCCATCGACTTCCTGGCCGCCCCGGTCGGGGGGCGCGCCGGCCTGATCTCCATCGACGTGACCGAAAGCATCGCCGCCTACATGCGGGTATCCCTGCTCGTCGGGTTCGCCCTGGCCTTCCCCTACATCACGTATCAGATCCTGGCGTTCATTTACGTCGGGCTGCTTCCCCACGAGCGTCGGATCGTCCTCCTGCTGGTGCCGCTGGCCACCCTGCTTTTCCTCGGAGGCGCCGCCTTCACCTACTTCGTGATGATGCCGGTCGCCATCCCCTTCCTCACCACCTTCGCCGGCATCCGAACCCAGCCCCGGCCTTCCACGTATCTCACCTTCGTGGTCTCCCTCATGTTCTGGCTGGGCCTCAGCTTCGAGATGCCCCTGGCTTTCTTCGCCCTGGCGAAGGCCCGGCTGATCACCGCCCGTCAATTGCTGAGGGCGTGGCGGATCGCCGTGCTGGCGATCGCCATCCTGGCCGCCGCCATCACGCCCACCGTGGACCCGGTGAACATGTCCATCGTGATGATCCCCCTGATCGGGCTTTATCTGCTCAGCGTGCTGCTCGCCGCCCTGGCCTGA
- a CDS encoding glutaredoxin family protein — translation MAGTTRWPRVIIFTTPNCPWCRAAKEYLRQRGVPFKEVDVSRDAAAARDLVRRTGQMGVPVLDIGGKIVIGFNRPQIDALLGLKKK, via the coding sequence ATGGCCGGAACCACGCGATGGCCCCGGGTGATCATCTTCACCACGCCCAACTGCCCATGGTGCCGCGCGGCCAAGGAATACCTTCGGCAGCGTGGCGTCCCCTTTAAAGAGGTCGACGTCAGCCGGGACGCTGCGGCAGCGCGGGACCTGGTGCGCCGCACCGGACAGATGGGCGTGCCGGTGCTCGACATCGGTGGTAAAATCGTGATCGGTTTCAACCGGCCCCAGATCGACGCCTTGCTGGGGCTGAAGAAGAAGTAA
- a CDS encoding co-chaperone GroES: protein MADERFPWQPLGSRVVIRPVEQESRTPSGLIIPETAKEKPQIGVVVAVGDDESIKVRIGDRVLFPKYSGNEVKVNGVEYLIIDANDLLAYDTETRASLPEEKPAKKARRKG from the coding sequence ATGGCGGACGAGCGTTTCCCATGGCAGCCGTTGGGCAGCCGCGTGGTCATCCGCCCGGTGGAGCAGGAGAGCCGAACCCCCAGCGGCCTGATCATCCCCGAAACAGCCAAGGAGAAGCCTCAAATCGGGGTCGTGGTCGCCGTCGGCGACGACGAATCCATTAAGGTTCGCATCGGCGATCGGGTGCTGTTCCCCAAGTATTCGGGGAACGAGGTGAAGGTGAACGGCGTGGAATATCTCATCATCGATGCCAATGATCTCCTGGCCTACGACACCGAAACCCGTGCTTCCCTGCCGGAGGAGAAGCCGGCGAAGAAGGCGCGGCGCAAGGGATAA
- the fabG gene encoding 3-oxoacyl-[acyl-carrier-protein] reductase: MGNLEGRVAVVTGSSRGLGRAIALELARRGARVVVNYRQNEAAAQEVVEAIRSAGGEAIAVQADVSRYEEAERLIRAALEAFGRVDILVNNAGATRDNLLAMMKEEDWDFILTTNLKSAFNCTKAALRPMMRQRYGRIINITSIAGLVGNAGQTNYAAAKAGLIGFTKSLAKEVGSRNITVNAVAPGLIPTDLTEPLPQEFKEAALRMTPLGRLGTPEDVAYAVAFLASDEAAFITGHVLTVDGGMTCV, translated from the coding sequence ATGGGAAACCTGGAAGGCCGCGTGGCCGTAGTCACTGGATCCTCCCGGGGGCTGGGACGGGCGATCGCCCTGGAGCTGGCCCGACGGGGCGCCCGGGTCGTGGTGAACTATCGTCAGAACGAGGCGGCCGCCCAAGAGGTGGTGGAAGCCATCCGATCCGCTGGTGGGGAAGCCATCGCCGTGCAGGCCGACGTCAGCCGCTACGAAGAGGCTGAGCGGTTGATCCGTGCCGCCTTAGAGGCGTTCGGGCGGGTGGACATCCTGGTCAACAACGCAGGGGCCACCCGGGATAACCTGCTGGCGATGATGAAGGAGGAGGACTGGGACTTCATCCTGACCACCAACCTGAAGAGCGCCTTCAACTGCACGAAGGCCGCCCTGCGGCCGATGATGCGCCAGCGCTACGGCCGGATCATCAACATCACCTCGATCGCCGGCCTGGTGGGCAACGCCGGCCAGACCAATTACGCGGCCGCCAAGGCCGGCCTGATCGGTTTCACCAAATCCCTGGCCAAAGAGGTCGGTTCCCGGAATATCACAGTCAACGCCGTGGCCCCCGGCCTCATCCCGACGGATCTCACCGAGCCGTTACCCCAGGAGTTCAAGGAGGCCGCCCTGCGGATGACCCCGCTGGGACGGCTGGGGACCCCGGAGGATGTGGCCTACGCCGTGGCGTTCCTGGCCTCCGATGAGGCCGCCTTCATCACCGGCCATGTCCTCACGGTCGATGGGGGGATGACCTGTGTGTAG
- the folP gene encoding dihydropteroate synthase, with the protein MPPLRRLKHRVGVALGSNMGDRDAALREALQRLLEWVEIEAVSSFYETEPVGYVDQPMFLNAVCIGTTDLSPHQLLTACKGIEAAMGRRPGPRWGPRPIDLDLLFYDDLCLEDETLTLPHPRMAERAFVLIPLAEIAPEWVHPRLGRTAAALAAEPPGTGIRRWARAPMRAGRGFLYWGRETLVMGILNITPDSFSGDGLLKGPDWVEAALEQARRFKAAGAHLLDVGGESTRPGSEPVSAEEEMRRVLPVIERLVAEGLGPISVDTYKACVARAAVAAGADLINDVWAMRADPEMADAAAELGVPIILMDNRSRREAVVRDPRLGARYEGEGHGDIVAAVRAHLMERVEAARAAGIPAYRIILDPGLGFGKTVAQNLELVDRLGELRELGFPILVGPSRKSFIGYTLNLPPEERLEGTAAVVAVSIVRGADIVRVHDVEPIVRVARMTDAIVRRGPPWL; encoded by the coding sequence ATGCCGCCGTTGCGACGCCTTAAGCACCGGGTGGGCGTTGCCCTGGGGAGCAACATGGGGGATCGGGATGCCGCGCTGCGGGAGGCCCTTCAGCGCCTCCTGGAATGGGTGGAGATCGAAGCCGTCTCCTCGTTTTATGAGACCGAGCCGGTGGGCTATGTGGATCAGCCCATGTTTCTGAACGCCGTTTGCATCGGCACGACGGATCTCTCCCCGCATCAGCTCCTAACAGCATGCAAGGGCATCGAGGCGGCCATGGGGCGACGCCCCGGCCCCCGCTGGGGGCCCCGTCCGATCGATCTGGATTTGCTCTTCTACGATGATCTGTGCCTGGAGGACGAAACCCTCACCCTTCCCCATCCCCGGATGGCGGAGCGAGCCTTCGTCCTGATCCCCCTGGCGGAGATCGCTCCGGAGTGGGTGCATCCCCGACTGGGGCGGACGGCGGCGGCGCTGGCGGCGGAGCCGCCCGGCACGGGGATCCGGCGCTGGGCCCGGGCACCGATGCGGGCCGGCCGGGGCTTCCTGTATTGGGGAAGGGAGACCCTAGTGATGGGCATTCTGAACATCACGCCGGATTCTTTCTCCGGGGATGGCCTGTTGAAAGGCCCGGACTGGGTGGAGGCCGCCCTGGAGCAGGCCCGACGGTTCAAAGCGGCCGGCGCGCATCTGCTGGATGTCGGGGGGGAGAGCACCCGGCCGGGTTCGGAGCCGGTATCGGCGGAGGAGGAAATGCGCCGCGTGCTCCCGGTCATCGAGCGGCTGGTGGCAGAAGGCCTGGGCCCCATCTCGGTGGACACTTACAAGGCCTGTGTGGCGCGGGCGGCGGTCGCGGCCGGCGCGGACCTGATCAACGATGTGTGGGCGATGAGGGCGGATCCCGAGATGGCGGATGCGGCCGCTGAGCTGGGCGTTCCCATTATTCTGATGGACAACCGAAGCCGGCGGGAGGCTGTGGTGCGGGATCCTCGCCTGGGTGCCCGCTATGAAGGGGAGGGGCATGGGGATATCGTGGCCGCTGTGCGCGCCCACCTGATGGAGCGGGTGGAGGCCGCCCGCGCGGCAGGGATCCCCGCTTATCGCATCATCCTGGACCCGGGGCTGGGGTTCGGCAAGACCGTCGCTCAGAACCTGGAGCTGGTGGATCGGCTGGGGGAGCTGCGGGAGCTGGGCTTTCCGATCCTGGTGGGCCCTTCCCGCAAATCGTTCATCGGCTACACCCTGAACCTGCCGCCAGAGGAGCGCCTGGAGGGGACAGCGGCGGTGGTGGCGGTCAGCATCGTGCGCGGGGCGGACATCGTTCGCGTCCACGACGTTGAGCCCATCGTCCGCGTCGCCCGTATGACCGATGCCATTGTCCGTCGGGGGCCCCCCTGGCTTTAA
- the nusB gene encoding transcription antitermination factor NusB, which translates to MARRRPPDRADEPEESRRAREGIPLMRRARMVALQALYEIDAAGHPPGEVLSARFQAEPLPAEARAFVQELVTGVLAHRGEIDRLIQRYAPAWPVTQMAIIDRNILRMAIFEFVIARRTSPAIAINEAVELGKLFGSDSTPRFVNGVLGSIAEEMEGEPEGPTS; encoded by the coding sequence GTGGCCCGTCGCCGGCCTCCGGATCGAGCGGACGAGCCTGAGGAGAGCCGCCGGGCGCGGGAAGGGATCCCCCTGATGCGGCGGGCCCGCATGGTGGCATTGCAGGCGCTGTATGAGATCGATGCCGCCGGCCACCCGCCCGGCGAGGTCCTGTCCGCCCGATTTCAGGCGGAGCCGCTCCCGGCCGAGGCCCGGGCCTTCGTCCAGGAGCTGGTCACCGGGGTCCTGGCCCATCGGGGGGAAATCGACCGCCTGATCCAGCGCTACGCGCCGGCATGGCCGGTGACCCAGATGGCCATCATCGACCGCAACATCCTCCGCATGGCGATTTTCGAGTTCGTCATCGCCCGCCGCACCAGCCCGGCCATCGCCATTAATGAGGCCGTTGAGCTGGGGAAGCTCTTCGGCTCCGATAGCACCCCCCGCTTTGTCAATGGGGTGCTCGGAAGCATCGCGGAAGAAATGGAGGGCGAACCGGAGGGCCCGACCTCATGA
- a CDS encoding ABC transporter substrate-binding protein: MIPLLVLGLLACRPIRTVYIGLVAPFEGRDRPIGYDVIFGARLAVRMWNAAHPAGPLAMLVALDDQGDPILAQERARQIVTYPGLIAVIGHFRPETTRAAVPVYRATGISLIAPLLPADRVPEGALATAPDQRTIAEALLQVLPPGGGSILWIVRDDEEQWFGPELAAFFRERGWTVREARGEEASPRGEEPVLFDGRAVHAGEAARRWRQEGWRGLLLGGPGLLHPDLRAVLPADPGIRVVAETRPVEDPEWVDAYRELSLGTPPGPYAPLGYDLIWVVMQMHARPAFQWEGKTGIWSWEGERLRKTPAFFVARGAGD, translated from the coding sequence GTGATTCCGCTCCTGGTTCTGGGGCTGCTGGCCTGTCGGCCGATACGGACTGTCTATATCGGCCTGGTGGCCCCTTTTGAAGGGCGAGATCGACCCATCGGTTACGATGTGATCTTTGGGGCTCGTCTGGCGGTGCGGATGTGGAACGCTGCTCATCCCGCAGGCCCCCTGGCTATGCTGGTTGCTCTGGATGATCAGGGGGATCCGATCCTGGCGCAGGAGCGAGCCCGCCAGATCGTGACCTATCCCGGATTGATTGCAGTGATCGGCCACTTCCGACCGGAGACGACGCGGGCGGCGGTGCCGGTTTATCGGGCGACGGGGATCTCTCTCATCGCGCCCCTTCTTCCGGCGGACCGGGTGCCGGAGGGCGCGCTGGCGACCGCTCCGGATCAGCGAACGATTGCGGAGGCGTTGCTTCAGGTCCTTCCGCCGGGGGGCGGATCGATCCTGTGGATCGTTCGCGACGACGAGGAACAGTGGTTTGGTCCGGAGCTGGCAGCGTTTTTCCGCGAACGGGGGTGGACGGTGCGGGAGGCCCGCGGGGAGGAAGCTTCCCCCCGGGGAGAAGAGCCGGTCCTTTTCGATGGCCGGGCGGTCCACGCGGGGGAAGCCGCGCGGCGCTGGCGACAGGAGGGCTGGCGGGGCCTGTTGTTGGGAGGACCCGGTTTGCTGCATCCGGATCTGCGGGCGGTGCTGCCCGCGGATCCCGGGATCCGCGTGGTGGCGGAGACCCGGCCGGTGGAGGATCCGGAGTGGGTCGACGCCTATCGCGAGCTCTCCCTGGGGACACCTCCAGGCCCTTACGCGCCGCTGGGATATGATCTGATCTGGGTCGTGATGCAGATGCATGCCCGCCCGGCTTTTCAGTGGGAAGGAAAGACCGGAATCTGGAGCTGGGAGGGAGAGCGTTTGCGAAAGACCCCAGCGTTCTTTGTGGCGCGAGGCGCTGGCGATTAG
- a CDS encoding glycosyltransferase family 1 protein produces the protein MRILVSGWFLQHPATGTGQYVGEILRHLPRVRPGWTIGVALPEGWAGPLPEGVEPVRVRLPRLPPDFQKLWFEQIGLPGAAARWRADRLFVPYWAPPLRAPAPVIVTVHDLIPLRFPEYRATLAARLYTALVTAATPGAAHLLTDSEASRQDLLQRLRLPPERVTAVPLGVSERFTPRPDPVEDARVRNRYDLPPAYVLYLGGFDRRKNIETLLAVYTWAQDAIGENFPLVIAGRLPEGSSRLFVDPRPLARAWGLEHVVRTIGPVAEEDKPALYRGASAFLYPSRYEGFGLPVLEAMACGVPVVASEIPALMELAGDAAYLIPPEDARGMAGALIAVLVDTALGRTLRERGIRRAAAFTWIACAQRTAEVMEGSTP, from the coding sequence ATGCGAATCCTGGTCAGCGGCTGGTTCCTACAACATCCCGCGACGGGCACCGGCCAGTATGTCGGAGAGATCCTCCGGCATCTCCCCCGGGTGCGGCCGGGCTGGACGATCGGCGTGGCCCTCCCGGAGGGCTGGGCGGGCCCGTTGCCGGAGGGCGTGGAGCCGGTCCGGGTCCGGCTGCCCCGGCTTCCGCCGGATTTTCAGAAACTCTGGTTTGAGCAGATCGGCCTGCCGGGCGCGGCCGCCCGCTGGCGGGCGGATCGGCTGTTCGTCCCTTACTGGGCGCCGCCGCTCCGCGCCCCTGCGCCGGTGATCGTCACCGTGCACGATCTCATCCCCCTCCGGTTTCCGGAGTATCGGGCGACCCTGGCCGCCCGGCTGTATACCGCCCTGGTGACGGCGGCCACGCCGGGCGCCGCGCACCTCCTCACAGACTCCGAAGCCTCCCGACAGGATCTCCTTCAACGTCTGCGGCTGCCGCCGGAGCGGGTCACCGCCGTCCCCCTGGGCGTGTCCGAGCGGTTCACCCCCCGTCCGGATCCGGTGGAGGATGCGCGGGTGCGGAACCGATACGATCTGCCCCCAGCGTATGTGCTCTACCTGGGGGGCTTCGATCGGCGGAAGAACATCGAGACGCTCCTCGCGGTGTACACCTGGGCCCAGGATGCCATCGGGGAGAACTTCCCCCTGGTCATCGCCGGGCGCCTGCCGGAGGGTTCGAGCCGTCTGTTCGTGGATCCCCGACCGCTGGCCCGGGCATGGGGGCTGGAGCATGTGGTGCGAACCATTGGGCCGGTGGCGGAGGAGGACAAGCCAGCGCTCTATCGAGGAGCCTCCGCCTTCTTGTATCCTTCCCGCTATGAGGGATTCGGCCTCCCGGTGCTGGAGGCCATGGCCTGCGGGGTCCCGGTGGTCGCCTCGGAGATCCCGGCGCTGATGGAGCTGGCGGGGGATGCCGCTTATCTGATCCCCCCGGAGGATGCCCGGGGGATGGCCGGGGCGCTGATCGCCGTGCTGGTGGATACGGCCCTGGGGCGGACGTTGCGCGAGCGAGGGATCCGGCGCGCGGCGGCCTTTACCTGGATCGCCTGCGCGCAGCGCACGGCGGAGGTGATGGAGGGGAGCACTCCTTAG